In one Bacillus thuringiensis genomic region, the following are encoded:
- a CDS encoding AAA family ATPase, with amino-acid sequence MSTLKKITNNISKVIIGKDESIELAAIALIARGHILLEDVPGTGKTTLAKSLAKSVDAKFQRIQFTADTLPGDVIGLEYFDVKESDFKTRLGPIFANIVLVDEINRAVPRTQSSLLEVMEERTVTIAKQTHSLPEPFLVIATQNPLESAGTFPLPDAQLDRFLLTIRQGYPTREAEKEIMNRFQMNDPLETLHSIISSEEIITMQKRAREVLVGNDVQDYLLEIIEATRNHELIEIGVSPRGTLAFMRAIQARAILNERDYCTPDDIKTLAASVCAHRLTLTIEGEMKTTKEQIMKEILHTISVPVENVQ; translated from the coding sequence ATGAGTACATTAAAGAAGATTACTAATAATATTTCGAAAGTTATTATAGGAAAAGATGAATCGATTGAACTGGCAGCTATAGCTCTTATAGCAAGGGGGCATATTTTATTAGAAGATGTACCTGGGACAGGAAAAACAACGTTAGCGAAAAGCTTGGCTAAAAGTGTGGACGCTAAATTTCAAAGAATACAATTTACAGCGGATACTTTGCCTGGAGATGTTATTGGTCTTGAATATTTTGATGTGAAGGAATCGGATTTTAAAACGAGGTTAGGTCCTATTTTTGCAAATATCGTATTAGTGGATGAAATTAATCGAGCTGTACCGAGAACACAATCTTCGTTACTTGAGGTTATGGAAGAGCGTACTGTTACAATTGCGAAACAGACACATTCATTACCAGAACCTTTTTTAGTTATAGCAACGCAAAATCCACTCGAATCAGCCGGCACATTTCCGTTACCAGATGCTCAGTTAGACCGGTTTTTACTCACAATACGCCAAGGTTATCCTACGAGAGAAGCTGAAAAGGAAATAATGAATCGGTTTCAAATGAATGATCCATTAGAAACGTTACATTCTATTATTTCAAGTGAAGAAATTATTACGATGCAAAAGCGTGCAAGAGAAGTGTTAGTAGGGAATGATGTGCAAGATTATCTCCTTGAAATTATTGAAGCAACTCGTAACCATGAGTTAATTGAAATTGGTGTAAGCCCTCGGGGAACGTTGGCATTTATGAGAGCAATTCAAGCACGGGCAATATTAAATGAAAGAGATTACTGTACGCCAGATGATATTAAGACGCTCGCTGCATCCGTTTGTGCTCATCGTTTAACGTTAACGATTGAGGGAGAGATGAAAACGACGAAAGAACAAATTATGAAAGAAATTCTTCATACGATTAGTGTGCCAGTAGAGAATGTACAATGA
- a CDS encoding DUF58 domain-containing protein, whose amino-acid sequence MNQQLVYTPLAEPFVMGVMSVVAVILSVFSSNLLFLSLVFLYVILIGAMHVYIRKVSRVEWEYSQGNSNVFIGETNMCKMKISNKSIFPILNIVFRFKCENKLTWNHDEINKNHSTGSNYYMNFNLKGRESVSFDLQAVALKRGIAKWEEVEIVITDLFGFITNHITYKQVDTPSYLVLPAVPKIQVPELQEWSRGFRKAMSSPLYDETKVMGVKSYENEDFRSIHWSATAKTGTITAKKYERTQCDKYAIYLNLQNKSGVSLRNDIEELIELTAGICKQLLMQNCSFEVWINSVKDNGLLHIKNGDNRKHLQNVLKVLASISDQDTPITSSYFYTAGFRRKELDAVPLILGTSPRKYSRTNKWVVIKE is encoded by the coding sequence ATGAATCAACAGCTTGTGTATACACCTTTAGCGGAGCCTTTCGTAATGGGGGTTATGTCAGTTGTAGCCGTTATTTTAAGTGTATTTTCAAGTAATCTACTGTTTTTATCTCTCGTATTTTTATATGTAATTTTAATAGGTGCTATGCATGTATATATACGTAAAGTATCTCGTGTTGAATGGGAATACAGTCAAGGGAATTCGAACGTTTTTATAGGTGAAACGAATATGTGCAAAATGAAAATTTCAAACAAGTCGATATTTCCTATTCTTAATATCGTATTTCGATTTAAATGTGAAAATAAGCTAACTTGGAATCATGATGAAATAAACAAAAATCATAGTACAGGTTCAAATTATTATATGAATTTTAATTTAAAAGGAAGGGAGTCAGTTTCATTTGATTTGCAAGCTGTAGCGTTAAAAAGAGGCATCGCGAAATGGGAAGAAGTTGAAATTGTTATTACTGATCTCTTTGGATTTATAACGAACCATATAACATATAAACAAGTTGATACGCCCTCTTATTTAGTCTTACCAGCTGTTCCGAAAATACAAGTTCCTGAATTACAAGAATGGTCACGAGGATTTCGAAAAGCGATGTCTTCACCCTTATATGATGAAACGAAAGTAATGGGAGTAAAGTCTTATGAAAATGAAGATTTTCGTTCCATCCACTGGAGTGCAACAGCGAAAACAGGGACGATAACTGCGAAAAAGTATGAGCGAACACAATGTGATAAATACGCGATTTATCTCAACTTGCAAAATAAAAGTGGTGTTTCTTTGCGAAATGATATAGAGGAACTAATTGAATTAACAGCAGGTATATGCAAACAACTTCTTATGCAAAACTGTTCGTTTGAAGTATGGATCAATAGTGTGAAAGATAATGGTTTGCTACATATAAAAAATGGAGATAACCGGAAACATTTGCAAAATGTATTAAAGGTACTTGCCTCAATATCGGATCAAGATACACCTATAACTTCTTCTTATTTTTACACAGCTGGATTTCGGCGAAAGGAATTAGATGCGGTTCCTTTAATTCTTGGTACTTCCCCAAGGAAATACAGTAGAACGAATAAATGGGTCGTAATTAAAGAATAA
- a CDS encoding immunity protein Imm33 domain-containing protein, with amino-acid sequence MKQFTLQEQQLNLQEQEDNIAAAREVGIAKNVLQQEGLYLQRSSGCDKGDSGWYIGPINEEVSGELETIYAYELLKMKPAIIQVLALPYNYLVVFEKDEIKSILNESDIDIWSEIER; translated from the coding sequence ATGAAACAATTTACTTTGCAAGAACAACAATTGAACTTACAAGAGCAGGAAGACAATATTGCTGCAGCTAGAGAGGTTGGGATAGCGAAAAATGTGTTGCAACAAGAAGGGCTTTATTTACAAAGATCTAGTGGTTGTGATAAAGGTGATTCGGGTTGGTATATAGGTCCTATTAATGAAGAAGTATCAGGAGAATTAGAGACCATATACGCCTACGAATTATTAAAAATGAAACCTGCAATTATTCAAGTACTAGCTTTACCGTATAATTATTTAGTAGTTTTTGAAAAAGACGAAATTAAATCGATTTTAAATGAAAGTGATATTGATATTTGGAGTGAAATAGAAAGATAG
- a CDS encoding DUF3902 family protein produces MKPVLKNILLSFIFSAAGMCWFLFMVVRGGGDWLLSWIGVLMAVLSLYTIIDLYCKYTYDKKTSKLFIKATITTFSFAVLGITFGIVHELLQPWSLSLMVWYWLLVLLLFVTTIILLVFVLFVNRKNYNIPGRYRILILFNLFLTLVPVLWPLLLTIIGNGMNASAGW; encoded by the coding sequence ATGAAACCGGTATTGAAAAACATACTCCTTTCCTTTATTTTTTCTGCAGCAGGGATGTGTTGGTTTCTGTTTATGGTAGTTAGAGGAGGCGGAGATTGGTTATTGTCTTGGATAGGTGTATTAATGGCAGTTTTATCTTTATACACGATAATAGATTTATATTGTAAGTATACATACGATAAAAAAACGAGTAAATTGTTTATCAAAGCAACAATTACTACCTTTAGTTTTGCAGTATTGGGAATCACCTTTGGTATTGTACACGAGCTATTACAGCCATGGAGTCTCAGTTTAATGGTTTGGTATTGGTTGTTAGTGTTACTTTTGTTTGTAACGACCATAATATTGTTAGTTTTTGTATTATTTGTTAATCGTAAAAATTATAATATTCCTGGAAGATATAGAATACTTATACTGTTTAATCTATTTCTTACGTTAGTACCAGTACTGTGGCCACTACTTCTTACTATTATAGGAAATGGTATGAACGCTAGTGCAGGATGGTAA